A stretch of the Ornithodoros turicata isolate Travis chromosome 4, ASM3712646v1, whole genome shotgun sequence genome encodes the following:
- the LOC135391995 gene encoding uncharacterized protein LOC135391995, translating into MKLNGVGGKHYSPLPQCDDEPITEPPPHKTPVPGDNKVPGDLSTEPIDERELPMSTARKICFVLSLIAAALFVVSLGWLIPCRYGALLPLESVPTVAQEWTFDFSGLVLTSNLMSSITPERGCKSTVHLGFERPGETLTWGLLAVDGKTGNTLWETQLYGRVAHHTCYHFCIAVGDGTSPLLAALNKSDGTVLWYAHDHNNATTIETISEVEVAPDCNGDGMPDFVAVLKVRFAGESRWAATVVSGSDGRLVSTPLHLRMCTQRPAHVTLLPRDQTADVFFFCRTLAGDGVIFKTTLSELCNEGQRNLQIIWSKASFKGEIMLRTLTGDDAPSLIVGWGKGHLMRLTGPHFTKQWSIHLALDSPIRTMLVGHFKAFAMSQLFVASDHNVHSTLFQLVGTATGQVEWRMQYDNATVHVAHLVPGLSKYVDGALLKATVNLSATRQDAALWEEKLRDPNYASYVKLFRAGSSFESKDLKVKSQEEQYFVLDFTNHTVDMLSRLVVQQLCIGGVCRPDIFSDKENVAMQVLDCSPGSYYLAFATTSASRASNSSVPEDTLLKVSLLTHQAEHCCDIL; encoded by the exons ATGAAGCTGAACGGTGTAGGCGGGAAGCACTACAGCCCGCTTCCTCAGTGTGACGATGAACCGATCACAGAGCCACCCCCTCACAAAACTCCAGTGCCTGGCGATAATAAAGTGCCGGGTGATCTTTCAACGGAACCCATCGATGAG AGGGAGTTACCCATGTCCACGGCTCGGAAGATCTGCTTCGTGTTGAGTCTCATCGCTGCTGCTCTGTTTGTGGTGTCTCTGGGTTGGCTCATTCCCTGTCGTTACGGGGCACTCCTTCCGCTGGAGAGCGTACCCACGGTGGCTCAAGAGTGGACCTTCGACTTTAGTGGACTAG TGTTGACCTCCAACCTGATGTCCAGCATTACACCCGAGCGAGGGTGCAAGTCGACGGTGCACCTGGGCTTCGAGCGGCCGGGCGAGACCCTCACCTGGGGATTGTTGGCCGTGGACGGCAAGACGGGAAACACGCTCTGGGAGACGCAGTTGTACGGACGGGTCGCGCACCACACATGCTACCATTTCTGCATTGCAGTAGGAGACGGAACATCGCCTCTGCTGGCGGCGCTCAACAAGTCTGACG GTACGGTGCTGTGGTACGCACACGACCATAACAACGCGACTACTATAGAGACTATTTCTGAGGTTGAGGTGGCACCGGACTGCAACGGAGACGGCATGCCGGACTTTGTTGCGGTACTGAAG GTCCGATTTGCTGGCGAATCCAGGTGGGCAGCCACAGTGGTGTCAGGCTCGGACGGTCGTCTGGTTTCAACGCCCTTGCACCTCAGAATGTGCACCCAACGTCCCGCTCACGTCACCCTGTTGCCGAGGGATCAAACTGCCGATGTGTTCTTCTTTTGCCGTACGCTTGCAGGAGACG GTGTCATATTCAAAACCACACTGAGTGAATTATGCAACGAAGGCCAACGCAACTTACAAATTATATGGAG TAAAGCCAGCTTTAAAGGAGAAATAATGCTAAGGACGCTTACGGGTGACGACGCCCCTTCCCTCATCGTGGGCTGGGGGAAAGGGCACCTGATGCGTCTCACTGGACCACACTTCACGAAGCAGTGGAGCATCCACCTCGCGCTGGACTCCCCGATAAG GACAATGCTCGTGGGGCATTTCAAGGCGTTTGCCATGTCGCAGCTATTTGTCGCCTCGGATCATAACGTCCATTCCACGCTG TTCCAGCTGGTTGGAACAGCAACCGGACAAGTGGAATGGCGCATGCAGTACGACAATGCCACCGTGCATGTGGCACACCTGGTACCTGGTCTTTCCAAGTACGTGGACGGGGCCCTGCTCAAGGCAACGGTGAACCTCTCGGCTACGCGTCAGGACGCAGCCCTCTGG GAAGAAAAATTGAGAGATCCAAATTATGCGTCCTATGTCAAGCTGTTCCGTGCAGGAAGCAGCTTTGAATCCAAG GATCTCAAGGTGAAGAGCCAAGAAGAACAATACTTTGTACTAGATTTCACCAACCACACGGTGGACATGCTCTCTCGCCTCGTCGTGCAGCAGCTTTGTATCG GAGGAGTCTGCAGGCCGGACATTTTCTCCGACAAGGAAAACG TCGCAATGCAGGTCCTGGACTGCAGTCCCGGCAGCTACTACCTGGCCTTTGCGACGACCTCCGCGAGCCGAGCGTCCAACAGCAGCGTACCCGAGGACACCCTCCTGAAAGTTTCACTCCTCACCCACCAGGCGGAACACTGCTGTGATATTCTCTAG
- the LOC135391996 gene encoding crossover junction endonuclease EME1-like isoform X1 has product MSSADVIIIDSDEEENRHNNHPYKRRPSELQENKVVFADCDDSDIEIEDASYIPNQIAPDSDSDNCCLLVPLIHRVKSPVPDSHTRDAPRKPVHDISDSDEEHMPDFSTQIHNDNISAVPRPPSNSSSGCEICEVVPHVATETAETESEVIEERTKVRVRRTKEEREAIKRAKEEAKKRKALEQEVARSCRASDCLKYIKVTLDKGLLELAPSNEVADALHALDVRVSVADLPLERTVTWTREIVSLDSSISSTTTVSEIKEEEVVGVLTADQFLYLVAAQREQKKDGVSTLSDYLGNMAAMYGRRTCFILGLDKYFSREKNRQNREYRAKVLGVASRAPKNGISYDGPSLSRDEIEMVIVGLQLSHPFNVYYVDSMVQVSKWIAAFTKAIAERPFNPEQNTLEKQRRSLHFLAPGGGATRKHDDPVLTWRSQIEQFPAVGKDAADAIVAEYRSPHSLARAYKSCGSEQAAQLLLQDIVVRRGEGPLATMRRVGPKLSSRLHHFLTTQDGSAFFE; this is encoded by the exons ATGTCGAGTGCTGATGTCATCATTATAGACTCTGATGAGGAGGAAAACCGTCATAACAATCATCCCTACAAGCGTCGTCCCTCGGAGTTACAAGAAAATAAAGTAGTGTTTGCGGACTGTGATGACAGTGATATCGAAATAGAAGACGCATCGTATATTCCGAATCAAATAGCACCGGACAGTGACAGTGATAACTGCTGCCTTTTGGTACCTCTTATCCACAGGGTGAAGAGTCCTGTTCCTGACAGCCACACGCGCGACGCACCAAG AAAACCAGTGCACGATATATCGGACAGCGACGAGGAACACATGCCGGACTTCAGCACTCAGATCCACAACGACAATATAAGTGCAGTACCCAGACCACCGTCCAATTCGTCGTCAGGTTGCGAAATA TGTGAGGTGGTGCCACATGTTGCCACGGAGACAGCAGAGACAGAGAGCGAAGTGATTGAAGAAAGAACGAAGGTTCGAGTGAGGAGAACAAAAGAAGAACGTGAAGCCATTAAACGAGCCAAAGAGGAAGCCAAAAAACGTAAGGCACTCGAACAAGAAGTAGCACGTTCTTGCCGTGCTTCAGACTGCCTCAAG TACATCAAAGTTACACTGGACAAAGGCCTCTTGGAATTGGCACCGTCCAATGAAGTGGCGGATGCACTGCACGCACTGGATGTTCGTGTCAGTGTTGCCGACCTTCCCCTGGAGAGGACTGTAACATGGACGAGGGAAATCGTCTCCCTAGACTCCTCG ATCTCGAGCACGACGACAGTGTCGGAAATAAAAGAGGAGGAGGTGGTCGGGGTTTTGACGGCAGACCAGTTCCTCTACCTGGTGGCGGCTCAGAGAGAG CAAAAGAAAGACGGCGTTTCCACCTTGTCGGACTATCTCGGCAACATGGCGGCTATGTACGGCAGGCGGACATGTTTCATTCTCGGCCTCGACAAATACTTCAG CCGAGAAAAGAATCGCCAGAACAGGGAGTACCGTGCCAAGGTCTTGGGTGTTGCATCGAGGGCGCCGAAAAATGGCATCTCCTACGATGGACCCTCCCTTTCGAGGGACGAGATTGAAATG GTTATAGTTGGGCTGCAGCTGTCTCACCCGTTTAACGTGTACTATGTTGACTCCATGGTGCAAGTGTCAAAGTGGATAGCAGCATTTACCAAGGCTATTGCCGAGAGACCATTCAA CCCTGAACAGAACAC GCTAGAGAAGCAGCGCAGGAGCCTTCACTTCCTTGCTCCCGGAGGAGGGGCCACGCGGAAGCACGACGACCCCGTCCTGACGTGGCGCTCGCAGATCGAGCAGTTCCCCGCCGTTGGAAAGGACGCGGCGGATGCCATCGTCGCGGAGTATCGTTCGCCACACAGTCTTGCGCGG GCTTATAAATCCTGTGGCAGCGAACAGGCCGCACAGCTGCTTCTGCAAGATATTGTT GTGCGTCGTGGGGAAGGACCGCTGGCAACCATGCGCAGGGTTGGCCCGAAGCTGTCTTCGAGACTTCATCATTTTCTGACAACGCAAGACGGAAGCGCTTTCTTCGAATGA
- the LOC135391996 gene encoding crossover junction endonuclease EME1-like isoform X2, with product MSSADVIIIDSDEEENRHNNHPYKRRPSELQENKVVFADCDDSDIEIEDASYIPNQIAPDSDSDNCCLLVPLIHRVKSPVPDSHTRDAPRKPVHDISDSDEEHMPDFSTQIHNDNISAVPRPPSNSSSGCEICEVVPHVATETAETESEVIEERTKVRVRRTKEEREAIKRAKEEAKKRKALEQEVARSCRASDCLKYIKVTLDKGLLELAPSNEVADALHALDVRVSVADLPLERTVTWTREIVSLDSSISSTTTVSEIKEEEVVGVLTADQFLYLVAAQREQKKDGVSTLSDYLGNMAAMYGRRTCFILGLDKYFSREKNRQNREYRAKVLGVASRAPKNGISYDGPSLSRDEIEMVIVGLQLSHPFNVYYVDSMVQVSKWIAAFTKAIAERPFKLEKQRRSLHFLAPGGGATRKHDDPVLTWRSQIEQFPAVGKDAADAIVAEYRSPHSLARAYKSCGSEQAAQLLLQDIVVRRGEGPLATMRRVGPKLSSRLHHFLTTQDGSAFFE from the exons ATGTCGAGTGCTGATGTCATCATTATAGACTCTGATGAGGAGGAAAACCGTCATAACAATCATCCCTACAAGCGTCGTCCCTCGGAGTTACAAGAAAATAAAGTAGTGTTTGCGGACTGTGATGACAGTGATATCGAAATAGAAGACGCATCGTATATTCCGAATCAAATAGCACCGGACAGTGACAGTGATAACTGCTGCCTTTTGGTACCTCTTATCCACAGGGTGAAGAGTCCTGTTCCTGACAGCCACACGCGCGACGCACCAAG AAAACCAGTGCACGATATATCGGACAGCGACGAGGAACACATGCCGGACTTCAGCACTCAGATCCACAACGACAATATAAGTGCAGTACCCAGACCACCGTCCAATTCGTCGTCAGGTTGCGAAATA TGTGAGGTGGTGCCACATGTTGCCACGGAGACAGCAGAGACAGAGAGCGAAGTGATTGAAGAAAGAACGAAGGTTCGAGTGAGGAGAACAAAAGAAGAACGTGAAGCCATTAAACGAGCCAAAGAGGAAGCCAAAAAACGTAAGGCACTCGAACAAGAAGTAGCACGTTCTTGCCGTGCTTCAGACTGCCTCAAG TACATCAAAGTTACACTGGACAAAGGCCTCTTGGAATTGGCACCGTCCAATGAAGTGGCGGATGCACTGCACGCACTGGATGTTCGTGTCAGTGTTGCCGACCTTCCCCTGGAGAGGACTGTAACATGGACGAGGGAAATCGTCTCCCTAGACTCCTCG ATCTCGAGCACGACGACAGTGTCGGAAATAAAAGAGGAGGAGGTGGTCGGGGTTTTGACGGCAGACCAGTTCCTCTACCTGGTGGCGGCTCAGAGAGAG CAAAAGAAAGACGGCGTTTCCACCTTGTCGGACTATCTCGGCAACATGGCGGCTATGTACGGCAGGCGGACATGTTTCATTCTCGGCCTCGACAAATACTTCAG CCGAGAAAAGAATCGCCAGAACAGGGAGTACCGTGCCAAGGTCTTGGGTGTTGCATCGAGGGCGCCGAAAAATGGCATCTCCTACGATGGACCCTCCCTTTCGAGGGACGAGATTGAAATG GTTATAGTTGGGCTGCAGCTGTCTCACCCGTTTAACGTGTACTATGTTGACTCCATGGTGCAAGTGTCAAAGTGGATAGCAGCATTTACCAAGGCTATTGCCGAGAGACCATTCAA GCTAGAGAAGCAGCGCAGGAGCCTTCACTTCCTTGCTCCCGGAGGAGGGGCCACGCGGAAGCACGACGACCCCGTCCTGACGTGGCGCTCGCAGATCGAGCAGTTCCCCGCCGTTGGAAAGGACGCGGCGGATGCCATCGTCGCGGAGTATCGTTCGCCACACAGTCTTGCGCGG GCTTATAAATCCTGTGGCAGCGAACAGGCCGCACAGCTGCTTCTGCAAGATATTGTT GTGCGTCGTGGGGAAGGACCGCTGGCAACCATGCGCAGGGTTGGCCCGAAGCTGTCTTCGAGACTTCATCATTTTCTGACAACGCAAGACGGAAGCGCTTTCTTCGAATGA
- the LOC135391997 gene encoding large ribosomal subunit protein bL27m-like, translating into MASILGRLIAFLPQRPLLGAAVSRVESVRGAAKGNKACHQRKPRKGKHYGIKKWPGTTVHMGDMLVKQRIMRFHPGLNVEFGVMRHSLYAAVDGKVVVSTERVTPRWDNPRVQEFYEGQDVTHLHKKYFHVVPEPQPQVFNLVAQV; encoded by the exons ATGGCGTCAATACTCGGACGCCTTATTGCTTTTCTTCCACAGAGACCACTGCTCG GTGCAGCTGTGTCCCGCGTGGAGAGCGTCCGTGGGGCCGCAAAGGGAAACAAGGCGTGCCATCAGCGTAAGCCTCGTAAAGGGAAGCACTACGGCATCAAGAAATGGCCGGGGACGACCGTTCACATGGGGGACATGTTGGTCAAGCAGCGCATAATGCGCTTTCATCCAGGCCTCAAC GTGGAGTTTGGTGTGATGAGGCACAGCCTGTACGCGGCCGTCGATGGCAAGGTCGTGGTCAGCACAGAGCGTGTGACCCCCCGGTGGGACAACCCTCGCGTGCAGGAGTTCTACGAGGGACAGGACGTCACGCACCTGCACAAAAAGTACTTCCACGTCGTCCCGGAGCCGCAGCCGCAGGTCTTCAATCTAGTAGCGCAAGTGTAA
- the LOC135391998 gene encoding mitochondrial uncoupling protein 4-like, whose translation MAATIARIPSEPHYLDTFWYKYVLSVAAAAVAETATYPLDIVKTRLQVQGEMMAKGHKVQHRGFFRTLFGIVREEGIVQLWKGLPPAIYRHLIYSGCRMNLYEAMRNHFLRKNGDRRMPLWQCVMVGVVAGGFGQFLASPTDLVKVQMQTEGRRRLMGLPPRVESTWKAFKKIASEGGVRGLWKGCTPNIYRAALVNLGDLTTYDTGKRLVLQHTSLEDNYVTHSLASGMSGLVAATLATPADVIRTRVMNQPTDDRGRGLLYKSPLDCLMKTVRGEGFIALYKGFFPIWARMAPWSFTFWITYEELRRFSGVSSF comes from the exons ATGGCAGCAACAATCGCAAGGATACCTTCGGAACCACACTATTTAGATACTTTCTGGTACAAGTATGTGCTCTCAGTTGCCGCAGCAGCAGTCGCCGAAACAG CGACTTACCCGCTGGACATCGTAAAGACACGTCTGCAAGTCCAAGGAGAAATGATGGCCAAGGGCCACAAGGTCCAGCACAGAGGGTTCTTTCGGACACTCTTTGGAATAG TACGAGAAGAGGGGATTGTGCAGTTGTGGAAGGGCCTTCCACCAGCCATCTACAGGCATCTGA TCTACAGTGGCTGCCGTATGAATTTGTACGAGGCCATGCGAAACCATTTCCTCCGAAAGAACGGAGACCGTAGGATGCCCCTGTG GCAGTGTGTCATGGTAGGCGTAGTGGCCGGTGGCTTCGGGCAGTTCCTGGCCAGCCCCACGGACCTGGTCAAGGTGCAGATGCAGACAGAAGGACGGAGGAGACTTATGGGGCTGCCGCCTAG GGTGGAGAGCACGTGGAAAGCGTTTAAAAAAATTGCGTCCGAAGGCGGTGTCCGAGGCCTGTGGAAGGGGTGCACGCCAAACATCTACAGGGCGGCGCTCGTCAACCTCGGAG ACCTGACGACGTACGATACCGGGAAACGACTCGTCCTGCAGCACACCAGCCTCGAAGACAACTACGTGACCCACTCTCTGGCAAG CGGAATGTCTGGACTAGTCGCGGCCACTCTGGCCACTCCGGCAGACGTCATTCGCACTAGGGTAATGAATCAACCGACAGACGACAGAGGAAG AGGACTTTTATACAAGTCTCCCCTGGACTGCCTTATGAAGACTGTACGTGGCGAGGGCTTCATTGCGCTCTACAAGGGTTTCTTTCCAATTTGGGCAAGAATG gcaccATGGTCTTTCACCTTCTGGATCACTTACGAGGAACTCCGTCGCTTCAGCGGGGTCTCCTCTTTCTGA